A window of the Salvelinus alpinus chromosome 3, SLU_Salpinus.1, whole genome shotgun sequence genome harbors these coding sequences:
- the LOC139571094 gene encoding arginine vasopressin-induced protein 1-like — MDAEAASASLSSTVAGPSTLWRLAERRSRKDGSGNIFGGVNLRQLQRLFTAAGDQDAEQRAELVWGHGDEAELAQALIGLRARGRRRGLRVAGRDTLGSRWLRAFNQLRIGKSSESSQQSKEQSSDSKTEARAKHSSPDTQPLTPKGPRGATGVREDLTEGQGPAGASERPARPGALLKKGGESDPERYLHRILH, encoded by the exons ATGGATGCGGAGGCAGCCTCTGCGTCTCTCTCCTCCACGGTGGCAGGGCCCTCCACACTGTGGCGTCTCGCTGAGCGGAGGAGTAGGAAGGATGGCTCCGGGAACATCTTTGGCGGG GTGAACCTACGTCAGCTGCAGAGGCTGTTCACGGCAGCTGGGGACCAGGATGCAGAGCAGAGGGCCGAGCTGGTGTGGGGCCACGGGGACGAGGCTGAGCTGGCCCAGGCCCTGATAGGACTGAGGGCGAGGGGCCGACGGAGAGGACTCAGGGTGGCGGGGCGAGACACACTGGGGTCGCGCTGGCTCCGGGCGTTTAATCAACTGAG GATTGGTAAGAGTTCAGAGAGTAGCCAGCAGAGCAAAGAGCAGTCATCAGACAGCAAGACGGAGGCAAGAGCAAAACACAGCAGCCCAGACACACAGCCACTGACTCCTAAGGGCCCAAGAGGCGCTACAGGAGTCAGAGAGGACCTAACTGAGGGCCAAGGGCCTGCAGGGGCCTCTGAGAGACCAGCCAGACCAGGAGCTCTACTGAAGAAAGGAGGGGAGAGCGACCCGGAGAGGTACCTCCACCGCATCCTCCACTGA